Sequence from the Streptomyces mobaraensis NBRC 13819 = DSM 40847 genome:
GCCTCGAACCTCTCCGACGGCCGCGTCCAGGTGGTGGCCGAGGGCCCGCGCGCGGCGTGCGAGGGGCTGCTCGACTGGCTGCGCGGCGGGGACACGCCCGGGCGCGTGGACGGCGTCACCGAGATCTGGGCCACACCGCGCGGGGGGTACGACGGCTTCGAGATCCGCTGACCGGGTACCGCCGAAAGGGCGGAAGAGGACGGATTCCGGAAGGCCCGAAGCCCTGCTTATATGCCATTGGCATATGCACTCAGGGAATATTGCCTGATGGTTGCCAAGACGGCGCCGTCATGGAAGGCTGCACCCAACGGATGATCTCCCCGCCCTCCGGGCCCGGTCAGGGAAAGGCGCCGCGCATTCCGCCGCCGCACCGCCGGGACGCCCGTCGATACGCGGTGTGATCGTGTTGACCGTCAAACCATTTGGTGAGACTCTGGAAGCCCCGCGCACCTTAGCTGTTTGGCATGGAAGACACGAGCAAGAGCGAAGGCCAAGCACCGCGGGTGCGAATCCCTCACGACCCACACCGCTTAGGTCGGTCACTCAGTGTGGAGGACCATCCATCATGGCAAAGGCGCTTCTCGGTTACGTCGGCGGCTCCGACCCCCGAGTCCTCTCCGAGATGCGACGGCTTCAGCAGCGAGTCCAGGACCTGGAATCCGAGCTCATCCGGATGCAGGCCGAGAACGACGCGCTGTCTGCCGCCGCTCACCGCGGTGACTCGCTGCTCGACAGCATCGACGTTTCCAAGGCGGAGCCTGCGCTCGCCTGACCGCCACGGCCCCGCCCCGGGGGCCCGGTCGGGCTGCACTGTCAGCCGCTCGAGAATCTGCAAGGGACGCTTCGGCGTCCCTTCGTCGTACCCGCCTTCGCCGACGGCGGCCGCCGACCGCTCGCTCCGTTCCCCCGGCGTCCCCCGTCGTTCCTTCCGTCGTCCACTCGCGTTCGCCCCCCGTCCCGTACCGCAACTGTGCCCTCCCCGTTCCGGGGCGAAACCACGGCCCGCGGATCGCGTCGCGGCGCGCCAGCGGCCCGTACGGGCCCGGAACGGCGCAGGACAGAACGGTAAAGTCGGTCCGCGTGCACCTCAAGAGCCTGACCCTGCGCGGGTTCAAGTCCTTCGCCTCCGCCACCACCCTGCGCTTCGAGCCCGGCATCACCTGCGTCGTGGGCCCCAACGGCTCCGGCAAGTCGAACGTCGTGGACGCCCTCTCCTGGGTCATGGGCGAGCAGGGCGCCAAATCGCTGCGCGGCGGCAAGATGGAGGACGTCATCTTCGCCGGGACGACCGGCCGGCCGCCGCTCGGCCGCGCCGAGGTCTCGCTCACCATCGACAACTCCGACGGCGCGCTCCCCATCGAGTACGCCGAGGTCACCATCACGCGGATCATGTTCCGCAACGGCGGCAGCGAGTACCAGATCAACGGGGACACCTGCCGCCTCCTCGACATCCAGGAACTCCTCTCCGACTCCGGCATCGGCCGCGAGATGCACGTCATCGTCGGCCAGGGCCAGCTCGACTCCGTCCTGCACGCCGACCCCGCCGGCCGCCGCGCCTTCATCGAGGAGGCCGCGGGCGTCCTCAAGCACCGCAAGCGCAAGGAGAAGGCGCTGCGGAAGCTGGACGCGATGAAGGCCAACCTCGCCCGCGTCCAGGACCTCAGCGACGAACTGCGCCGCCAGCTCAAGCCGCTGGGCCGGCAGGCCGCCGTCGCCCGCCGCGCCGCCGTCATCCAGGCCGACCTGCGTGACGCCCGGCTGCGGCTGCTCGCCGACGACCTGACGGCCCTCCGCGAGGCGCTGCGCGCCGAGATCGCCGACGAGGCCGCGCTCAAGAGCCGCAAGGACGCCACCGAGGCCGAGCTGCGCGAGGCGGCCCGCCGGGAGGCCGAACTGGAGCGGCAGGTCGAGGAGCTGACGCCACGGCTCGCTACGGCCCAGCAGACCTGGTACGAGCTGTCCCGCCTCGCCGAGCGGGTGCGCGGCACCATCGGCCTCGCGGACGCCCGCGTCACCAGCGCCACCGCCGCCCCCGCCGAGGAGCGGCGCGGCCGCGACCCCGAGGACCTGGAGCGCGAGGCGGCCCGGATCCGGGAGCAGGAGGCCGAGCTGGAGGCCGCCGTGGAGGCCGCGGGCCGCGCCCTGGAGGACACCTCCGCCCACCGCGCCGACCTCGAACGCCGCCTCGCCGACGAGGAACGCCGGCTGCGCGACGCCGCCCGCGCCCTCGCCGACCGCCGGGAGCAGCTCGCCCGGCTGCAGGGCCGGGTCACCGCCGCCCGCGGCCGGGTGGCCTCCGCCGAGGCCGAGGCCGGCCGGCTGGCGACCGCCCGCGACGAGGCCCGGGAGCGCGCGGCGGCGGCGCGGGAGGAGTACGAGCTCCGGCAGGCCGAGGCGGACGGCACCGACGCGGGCGACGCCGAACTCGCCGGCCGGCTGCGGGCCGCCAAGGAGGCGCTGGCCGAGGCCGACGCCGCGCTGGCCGCCGCCCGCGAGGCCGCCACGGACGCCGACCGCCGCCGGGCCGCCGTCACCGCCCGGCACGACGCCCTGGCCCTGGGCCTGCGCCGCAAGGACGGCACGGGCGCCCTGCTGACGGCGGGGGAGCGGTGGTCCGGGCTGCTGGGCCCGGCCGCGGAACTCCTCACCGTCGCCCAGGGGTACGAGCTCCCGGTGGCCGCCGCCCTGGGCGCCGCCGCCGACGGCGTCGCCGTCACCGGCCTCCCGGCCGCCGCCGAAGCCCTGCGCCTGCTGAAGAAGGAGGACGCCGGCCGGGCCGTCCTGCTGCTCGGCGGCGCTCCTTCACCCGACGCCCCGGAGCGGCCCGCCCCGCCCGTCGGCCGCTTCGCCGCGGGCCTGGTCGCCGGCCCCGACGAACTGCTGCCCGCCGTGCGGCGGCTGCTGGACGGCGTCGTGGTCGTCGACACCCTGGAGGACGCCGAACGGCTGGTCGCCGGGCGGCCGGAGCTGACCGCCGTCACCGCCGAGGGCGACGTCCTCGGCGCCCACCTCGTCCAGGGCGGTTCCGAGGGCGCGCCCAGCCTGCTGGAGGTGCGGGCGGCCGTCGACGAGGCCGCCGCCGAGCGGGCCGAGCTGGACGGGCGCTGCGCCGCCCTGGCCCGCGCGCAGGAGGAGGCGGTGGACGAGCGGGCCCGCCGCGCCGCCCTCGTCGAGGAGCTGGCGGCCCGGCTGAGCGCCGCCGACCGTGAGAAGTCCCGGTCCGCGCAGGTGCTCGGCGGGCTCGCCGGGCAGGCCCGCGCGGCGGCGGGCGAGGCCGAACGGGCCGCCGCCGCGGCCGCCCACGCGGAGGACGCCCTGGTCCGGGCCCGTGAGGAGGCCGAGGAACTGGCCGCGCGGCTGGCCGCGGCCGAGGAGCTGGGGGAGGACGAGCCGGCCGAGGAGCCGGACACCGCCGTCCGCGACCGGCTGGCCGCCGACGGCGCCAACGCCCGGCAGACCGAGATGGAGGCCCGGCTGCAGCTGCGCACCCATGAGGAGCGGGTCAAGGCGCTGGCGGGCCGGGCGGATTCGCTGGACCGGGCGGCGCGCGCGGAGCGGGAGGCGCGGGAGCGCGCCGAGCGGCGGCGGGCGCGGCTGCGGCACGAGGCCGAGGTGGCCACGGCCGTCGCGGCCGGCGCCCGGCAACTGCTGGCGCACGTCGAGGTGTCGCTGGTCCGCGCGGACGAGGAGCGGCGGTCGGCCGAGGCGGCGAAGGCGGAGCGCGAACGCGAGCTCGTCGCCGGCCGCAACCGGGCCCGCGAGCTCAAGTCCGAGCTGGACAAGCTCACGGACTCGGTGCACCGGGGCGAGGTGCTGGGGGCCGAGAAGCGGCTGCGCATCGAGCAGTTGGAGGCGAGGGCCCTGGAGGAGTTCGGCATCGAACCGGCGGCGCTGGCCGCCGAGTACGGTCCGGACCAGCCGGTGCCGCCGTCGCCCCCGGCGGAGGGCGAGGAGCCGCGGGAGCTCGCGCCCGTCCCGTACGTCCGGGCCGAGCAGGAGAAGCGGCTGCGCGCGGCCGAGCGGGCGTACCAGCAGCTGGGCAAGGTCAATCCGCTGGCGCTGGAGGAGTTCGCGGCGCTGGAGGAGCGGCACAAGTTCCTCTCCGAGCAGCTGGAGGACCTGAAGAAGACCCGGGCCGACCTGCTCCAGGTGGTCAAGGACGTGGACCGGCGGGTGGAGGAGGTCTTCACCGAGGCGTACCGGGACACCGCCCGGGAGTTCGAGGGTGTCTTCTCCCGGTTGTTCCCGGGCGGCGAGGGCCGGCTCGTCCTCACCGACCCCGACGACATGCTGGCCACCGGCGTGGACGTGGAGGCCCGGCCGCCGGGCAAGAAGGTCAAGCGGCTGTCGCTGCTGTCGGGCGGCGAGCGGTCGCTGACCGCCGTCGCCCTGCTGGTGGCGATCTTCAAGGCGCGCCCCAGCCCGTTCTACGTGATGGACGAGGTCGAGGCGGCGCTGGACGACACCAACCTCCAGCGGCTGATCCGGATCATGCGGGAGCTCCAGGAGAGCTCGCAGCTGATCGTGATCACGCACCAGAAGCGGACGATGGAGGTCGCCGACGCGCTCTACGGCGTGTCCATGCAGGGCGACGGTGTCTCAAAGGTGATCAGTCAGCGGTTGAAGTGACCGGATCGATACGCCTGTCAATGATCGATCGTTGATCGCGGAGACCCTTGACACCCCCGCATTCAGGGCATTTTTCATGATCGCCTTCAAGTAATGAAGGCAAACTACCCCAAAGGTGAGGGATAGTTCTTCGTCACAAAGTATTGACTTCGCCAAATGAAGACATAGGGTCTGCTGCGTTGCTTATGCCTTCAACTGGTGGGCACTTGGATCATGTGACCCACTGGAAAGGCCACCCCCACACCTTTCCCGGCAATGTCGCCGCGGAACCCAGGAGTACACGTTGACCAGCACTGCGATGGCGCAGGGGGCCGAGGGCCGCAAGGCCCAGCCGGACCACCTCGGCCACGTCATCTTCATCACCGCGGCCGCGGCCATGGGTGGCTTCCTCTTCGGCTATGACAGCTCCGTGATCAACGGCGCGGTCGAGGGCATCCGCCACAAGTACGACATCGGCTCGGCGGCCCTGGCCCAGGTCATCGCCATCGCGCTGATCGGCTGCGCCATCGGCGCCGCCACCGCGGGCCGCATCGCCGACCGCATCGGCCGCATCCGCGTGATGCAGATCTCGGCGACCCTCTTCACCATCAGCGCCGTCGGTTCCGCGCTGCCCTTCGCCCTCTGGGACCTGGCCTTCTGGCGCGTCCTGGGCGGCATCGCGATCGGCATGGCCTCGGTCATCGGCCCGGCCTACATCGCCGAGGTCTCCCCGCCCGCGTACCGCGGCCGCCTCGGCTCCTTCCAGCAGGCCGCGATCGTCGTCGGCATCGCCGTCTCCCAGCTGGTCAACTGGGGCATCCTCAACATGGCCGACGGCGACCAGCGCGGCAAGGTGCTGGGCATCGAGGCCTGGCAGCTGATGCTCGGCGTCATGGTCGTCCCCGCCGTCCTCTACGGCCTGCTCTCCTTCGCGATCCCCGAGTCCCCGCGCTTCCTGATCTCCGTCGGCAAGATCGACAAGGCCAAGGCCGTCCTCGCGGACGTCGAGGGCAAGGGCGTCGACCTCGACGGCCGCGTCGCCGAGATCGAGCACGCGATGCACAGCGAGCAGAAGTCCACCTTCAAGGACCTGCTCGGCGGCAAGGCCGGCTTCCTCCCGATCGTCTGGGTCGGTATCGGCCTCTCGGTCTTCCAGCAGCTGGTCGGCATCAACGTCGCCTTCTACTACTCGGCGACCCTGTGGCAGTCCGTGGGCATCGACCCGAGCGACTCGTTCCTCTACTCGTTCACCACGTCGATCATCAACATCGTCGGCACCGTGATCGCGATGATCTTCGTCGACCGGGTCGGCCGCAAGCCGCTCGCGATCGTCGGCTCCGCCGGTATGGCGATCTCCCTGGCCCTGGAGGCCTGGGCCTTCTCCTCCCAGGCCGGTGACGGCTCGCTGCCGACCGCCCAGGGCACCGTCGCCCTGATCGCGGCCCACGCCTTCGTCCTCTTCTTCGCCCTCTCCTGGGGCGTCGTGGTCTGGGTGTTCCTCGGCGAGATGTTCCCCAACCGCATCCGCGCCGCGGCGCTGGGTGTGGCCGCGGCCGCCCAGTGGGTCGCCAACTGGGCCATCACGGCGAGCTTCCCGAGCCTGTCGGACTGGAACCTGTCCGGCACGTACATCATCTACACGGTCTTCGCCGTGCTCTCCATCCCCTTCGTGCTCAAGTACGTCAAGGAGACCAAGGGCAAGGCGTTGGAGGAGATGGGCTGACATCCCCCCGCCGCCCCTCTCCACGGACAGGCCGTCCCGGTTCCGCACCGGGGCGGCCTGTCCGCTGTCTACTCTGGGACCGTGCTGTCTGTCGTCGTGGCCCCCCGGGGCCGCCCCCCGGTGATCGAACGGAACGCGGACGCGGTCCACTACGCCGCGAGCACCATGAAGGTGGCCGTGCTGGCCGCCCTCCA
This genomic interval carries:
- the smc gene encoding chromosome segregation protein SMC; the encoded protein is MHLKSLTLRGFKSFASATTLRFEPGITCVVGPNGSGKSNVVDALSWVMGEQGAKSLRGGKMEDVIFAGTTGRPPLGRAEVSLTIDNSDGALPIEYAEVTITRIMFRNGGSEYQINGDTCRLLDIQELLSDSGIGREMHVIVGQGQLDSVLHADPAGRRAFIEEAAGVLKHRKRKEKALRKLDAMKANLARVQDLSDELRRQLKPLGRQAAVARRAAVIQADLRDARLRLLADDLTALREALRAEIADEAALKSRKDATEAELREAARREAELERQVEELTPRLATAQQTWYELSRLAERVRGTIGLADARVTSATAAPAEERRGRDPEDLEREAARIREQEAELEAAVEAAGRALEDTSAHRADLERRLADEERRLRDAARALADRREQLARLQGRVTAARGRVASAEAEAGRLATARDEARERAAAAREEYELRQAEADGTDAGDAELAGRLRAAKEALAEADAALAAAREAATDADRRRAAVTARHDALALGLRRKDGTGALLTAGERWSGLLGPAAELLTVAQGYELPVAAALGAAADGVAVTGLPAAAEALRLLKKEDAGRAVLLLGGAPSPDAPERPAPPVGRFAAGLVAGPDELLPAVRRLLDGVVVVDTLEDAERLVAGRPELTAVTAEGDVLGAHLVQGGSEGAPSLLEVRAAVDEAAAERAELDGRCAALARAQEEAVDERARRAALVEELAARLSAADREKSRSAQVLGGLAGQARAAAGEAERAAAAAAHAEDALVRAREEAEELAARLAAAEELGEDEPAEEPDTAVRDRLAADGANARQTEMEARLQLRTHEERVKALAGRADSLDRAARAEREARERAERRRARLRHEAEVATAVAAGARQLLAHVEVSLVRADEERRSAEAAKAERERELVAGRNRARELKSELDKLTDSVHRGEVLGAEKRLRIEQLEARALEEFGIEPAALAAEYGPDQPVPPSPPAEGEEPRELAPVPYVRAEQEKRLRAAERAYQQLGKVNPLALEEFAALEERHKFLSEQLEDLKKTRADLLQVVKDVDRRVEEVFTEAYRDTAREFEGVFSRLFPGGEGRLVLTDPDDMLATGVDVEARPPGKKVKRLSLLSGGERSLTAVALLVAIFKARPSPFYVMDEVEAALDDTNLQRLIRIMRELQESSQLIVITHQKRTMEVADALYGVSMQGDGVSKVISQRLK
- a CDS encoding sugar porter family MFS transporter; the protein is MTSTAMAQGAEGRKAQPDHLGHVIFITAAAAMGGFLFGYDSSVINGAVEGIRHKYDIGSAALAQVIAIALIGCAIGAATAGRIADRIGRIRVMQISATLFTISAVGSALPFALWDLAFWRVLGGIAIGMASVIGPAYIAEVSPPAYRGRLGSFQQAAIVVGIAVSQLVNWGILNMADGDQRGKVLGIEAWQLMLGVMVVPAVLYGLLSFAIPESPRFLISVGKIDKAKAVLADVEGKGVDLDGRVAEIEHAMHSEQKSTFKDLLGGKAGFLPIVWVGIGLSVFQQLVGINVAFYYSATLWQSVGIDPSDSFLYSFTTSIINIVGTVIAMIFVDRVGRKPLAIVGSAGMAISLALEAWAFSSQAGDGSLPTAQGTVALIAAHAFVLFFALSWGVVVWVFLGEMFPNRIRAAALGVAAAAQWVANWAITASFPSLSDWNLSGTYIIYTVFAVLSIPFVLKYVKETKGKALEEMG
- a CDS encoding acylphosphatase, which translates into the protein MNDCVRLTAWVRGHVQGVGFRWFTRENALRIGGLIGFASNLSDGRVQVVAEGPRAACEGLLDWLRGGDTPGRVDGVTEIWATPRGGYDGFEIR